Genomic segment of Terriglobia bacterium:
GAACGGGCCGCCCGTCATGGCTGCGCGGCCCGTAGGTGGCATTCCAGGCGCCCCACTGCTGGCCCGACATCGTCCAGCTGTTGCCGGAGCCAAGGACGTTCTCCATCTGACATTCACGACGGATCGTGAATTCAACATTGCCATTGAGGTCGCGTTTGCTGGGGCGGTCGCGTCCATTGTCGTCCGAGTAAGCATTCTTGTCCTGGTAGATATTGATGATCTGAAAGCCCCGGAAATCCACGCCGTCCGGACAAGACGACCAGACCGCGTTGAAGTAGTCCGGGTAGAAGATCTTCAGGGCCAGCGAAACCCAGCCACCGGTAGATTCGCCATCGAGAACGCGAGCATAAGGCCGTCCGATAGCATGGAAGGTTTTCTCGACGTATGGAATCAGCTCCTGTGTGATCGCGTCACCATAAGGACCGTT
This window contains:
- a CDS encoding alpha/beta hydrolase-fold protein is translated as NGPYGDAITQELIPYVEKTFHAIGRPYARVLDGESTGGWVSLALKIFYPDYFNAVWSSCPDGVDFRGFQIINIYQDKNAYSDDNGRDRPSKRDLNGNVEFTIRRECQMENVLGSGNSWTMSGQQWGAWNATYGPRSHDGRPVPLWDPKTGVIDHSVVDHWKKYDLRMILEQNWAALGPKLRGKIHISVGDADSYYLNIAVHLLDDFFKKANPPADARIAYGSGKGHCWNSLSEPQMMREMATAVRP